The Leisingera daeponensis DSM 23529 genome includes the window GCCTTTACCAACAACACCTTTCGCGACCTGCGCTTTGCCGTGCATTACATGTACGCCGACAATTCCGAAGTTTCGGGCAATGTCTCGATCGGCAATCACCTCGGCTATGCGGTGATGTTTTCCAAACGGGTCAAGGTGAGCGGGAATGTCTCGCTGAATGACCGCGACCACGGGGTGATGCTGAACTACGCTAACCAGGGCGAGGTGCGCGGCAACTATGTGAAGGGCGCCAAGGACAAATGCACCTTCCTTTATAACGCGCACAAGAATGATTTCTCCGGCAACTGGTTCGAGGGCTGCGGCATCGGCATCCACTTTACCGCAGGCAGCGACGGCAACCGGATGGTTGGGAACGCCTTTGTCGGCAACCGGCATCAGGTGAAATTCGTCTCCACCAAATGGGTGGAGTGGAGCGAGGAAGGCCGCGGCAACTACTGGTCCGACTTCGCGGGTTTTGATGTGGACGGGGACGGCATCGCCGATGCGCCTTATCGTCCGAACGACAGCATGGATCATGTGCTGTGGACGCAGCCGGCGGCGAAACTGCTGATGGGATCGCCCGCGGTGCAGCTGGTGCGCTGGTCCCAGTCAGCGTTTCCGGCGCTGCTGCCCGGCGGGGTGATCGACAGCCACCCGCTGATGCGGCCAGCGCGGCCCGATGCCGCCAGAAAGGTTGAACAGGATGGATAACTCTCCGCTGCAGATCCGCGCGCTGGACAAGTTCCGCGGCAAGACACAGGTGCTGCATGGCATCGATCTGGTCATTGCGCCGGGTGAGCGTCTGGCGCTCTTGGGCCACAACGGCGCAGGCAAGTCGACCTTGATCAAGGCGGTGCTGGGCCTGATCCGGCATGAGGGCGGCAGCATCCGCATTTGCGGTGCAGCCCCCGGCAGCGCCGCGGCGCGGGCCGCCACTGCCTTTCTGCCGGAGGCGGTCAGCTTTCACCCGGCGCTGACGGGACATGAGCAGCTGACGCTGTTTGCCCGCCTGGCCGGCGAACGCGCGGATATTGACGGCCTCCTGGGACGGGTTGGCCTGGGAGAAGCGATGCATCGCCGCATCGGGGCCTATTCCAAGGGTATGCGGCAGCGGCTGGGGCTGGCGCAGGTGCTGCTGGGCCGCCCGAAACTGGCACTGCTGGACGAACCCACCAGCGGGCTGGATCCAATCTCGCGGCAGGATCTCTATGCCATCATCAACGAGCTGGCGGAACAGGGCGCGGCGGTGCTGATCGCCTCCCACGCGCTGACAGAGGTGGAGGCCCGCACCGACCGCATCGCCATCCTGCGCAAGGGCGTGAAGGTGGCCGACGACACGCTGGCGGGCCTGTCGGCGCAGGCCGGACTGCCGGTCAAGCTGCGGGTGCAGGCCAGCGGCGCGCACGCTGACCGGATCGCAACCGAAACCGGCGGGCGGCGGATCAATGGCGCCTCGGTCGAGATCCTGTGCTCACCGCAGGACAAGATGGCTGAGCTGCGCAAGATCGCCGCCATGGGTGACGCTGTGGCCGACATCGACATGGTGCCGCCGCGGCTGGAAGACCTCTATCGCCATTACTCCGGGGAGGACCGCAAATGAGACGTGCCTTTGCCATTGCCCGCGCTGAGATGCTGATCCTGCGCCGCAACCGCTGGCTGTTCATGGCCACGCTGATCATGCTGGCCTTTGCGCTGGCGCTGTCCTTTGCCGGCTCGGCGCCAACAGGGACGCTGGGCGTGGACATGCTGACTGTCTCGGTTGCTTCGATGACCACCCTGTCGGTCTACCTCGCACCGCTTCTGGCTCTGATGATGGGGTTCGATGCGGTGGCAGGCGACCGCGACCGCGGCAGCCTTGCCCTGCTCCTGGCCTATCCCGCGGGGCGGGCTGAAATCCTGCTGGGCAAGCTGATGGCCCATCTGGCGGCATTGGCGATTGCCATGTGCATCGGATTTGGCGCGGCAGGTGCCGTTGCCGCCTGGTTCGGCGGTGCCGGGGCGGAGAGCCTGGTGGCATTGGCGCGGCTGGTGCTGACCTCGATCTTGTTAGGTGCTGTGTTCCTGGTGCTGGGCTACGCGCTGTCTGCGCTCAGCAGCGGGGCAACCGCGGCTGCGGGCTTGTCGGCGGGAGTCTGGCTGGTGTTTGTGGTCCTTTACGACCTTGGCCTGTTAGGCGCTGTGGTGATGGACAGCGGCGGGGTCTTCACACAGAAGGTCTTCCCCTGGGTGATGGTCGCCAACCCGGCAGATGCGTTCCGGGTGTGGAATGTGGCGGCGTCGGAAAGCGTGGCGCTGTCCAGCGGCATGGCGGGTGCAGCAAATGCCTTGCCAGGCTGGGCTGCACCTTTGTCGCTGCTGCTGTGGCCCGCGCTGGGTTTCCTGTTGGCCTGTGCCGCATTCCGGAAGGTGGAGCCATGAAACGCCTGATCCTTGCCGCTGCACTGATCCTGTCCGCCTGCCAGGAGGAGGAGGCCAAAGCGCCGCCTGCGCCGGTTGAGCTGACTGAGGTTGCGCTCAGTTACTTCTGCCAGATGAATGTCGCTGAACACGGCGGACCCAAGGGACAGATCCACCTGGACGGCTTCCCGGCGCCCCTGTTCTTTGCCCAGGTGCGCGATCTGGCAGCTTATGTGAAAAGCCCGGAACGGGAGGCAGAGATCACCGCCATTTACGTGAGTGACATGGGTGCAGCGGCAAGCTGGCAGCAGCCCGGCAGCAACAACTGGATCGATGCCAGGGGCGCGCATTTCGTCGTCGGCTCCAATGTGGCTGGCGGCATGGGCGCGCCGGAGGTGGTGCCGTT containing:
- a CDS encoding ABC transporter permease, which codes for MRRAFAIARAEMLILRRNRWLFMATLIMLAFALALSFAGSAPTGTLGVDMLTVSVASMTTLSVYLAPLLALMMGFDAVAGDRDRGSLALLLAYPAGRAEILLGKLMAHLAALAIAMCIGFGAAGAVAAWFGGAGAESLVALARLVLTSILLGAVFLVLGYALSALSSGATAAAGLSAGVWLVFVVLYDLGLLGAVVMDSGGVFTQKVFPWVMVANPADAFRVWNVAASESVALSSGMAGAANALPGWAAPLSLLLWPALGFLLACAAFRKVEP
- a CDS encoding nitrous oxide reductase family maturation protein NosD yields the protein MKRLLPTSFVAALSCLAPAWAADWDVPNRAGAISETLAQAADGDTLRLAPGDYAETLVLDRPVIIDGQGHATLDGRGLGSVITVTGPGITVQNLTVVGSGSSHQEIDSGIKLTKTAKAPKILNNVLLGNLYGVDVHGAKDSLVQGNRIEGRLDRHMNARGNGVYVWNAPGAVVDGNDIRFGRDGIFVNSSKKNAFTNNTFRDLRFAVHYMYADNSEVSGNVSIGNHLGYAVMFSKRVKVSGNVSLNDRDHGVMLNYANQGEVRGNYVKGAKDKCTFLYNAHKNDFSGNWFEGCGIGIHFTAGSDGNRMVGNAFVGNRHQVKFVSTKWVEWSEEGRGNYWSDFAGFDVDGDGIADAPYRPNDSMDHVLWTQPAAKLLMGSPAVQLVRWSQSAFPALLPGGVIDSHPLMRPARPDAARKVEQDG
- a CDS encoding ABC transporter ATP-binding protein — protein: MDNSPLQIRALDKFRGKTQVLHGIDLVIAPGERLALLGHNGAGKSTLIKAVLGLIRHEGGSIRICGAAPGSAAARAATAFLPEAVSFHPALTGHEQLTLFARLAGERADIDGLLGRVGLGEAMHRRIGAYSKGMRQRLGLAQVLLGRPKLALLDEPTSGLDPISRQDLYAIINELAEQGAAVLIASHALTEVEARTDRIAILRKGVKVADDTLAGLSAQAGLPVKLRVQASGAHADRIATETGGRRINGASVEILCSPQDKMAELRKIAAMGDAVADIDMVPPRLEDLYRHYSGEDRK
- a CDS encoding nitrous oxide reductase accessory protein NosL; this translates as MKRLILAAALILSACQEEEAKAPPAPVELTEVALSYFCQMNVAEHGGPKGQIHLDGFPAPLFFAQVRDLAAYVKSPEREAEITAIYVSDMGAAASWQQPGSNNWIDARGAHFVVGSNVAGGMGAPEVVPFATAKAAAQFMEHYGGTVTGFEGIPDDAVLGPVDLDQRLETPS